A single region of the Candidatus Glassbacteria bacterium genome encodes:
- a CDS encoding APC family permease, with protein sequence MAENIAGQPQDDTLSSYGYKQEFKRVLKLRHLVTYGLAYVTPTAPFPMLGIVAIVTAGHLASTYVVAFIALFFTATSYAKMAYRHPLSGSAYSYSYRAIHPHIGFVVGWALFMTYMLVPLLSVIAVRDLCVQITQSVSWLPEIPSWVWIFSFVVFMTGINFFGIKVTASANTIMTAAMILAAILFVVFAVIALLNGEGEATLLSTKPFFNPDTFSFTLIMSGASIAVFSFVGFDGVSTLAEEVENPRVNIGRATILVAVLCAFIFVIVAYLSQMVWPNFSELPRDVSAVLLISQRIGGTFFYYFVFAIMIVAGLSCALASQTAAARLMYGMGRDGVLPRKFFSYLSPRKKIPAYNLLLIAVVSFVLAFLLNFERAAEVLNYGAFLGFFAVNLSVLFEYLIRKRPENFGVFEVWRYFLMPALGMLVIGLIFLSLNTDVLKYVSYWMLVGCTYYVIITRGLRKAVKMDLEE encoded by the coding sequence TTGGCAGAAAACATCGCAGGGCAACCGCAGGATGACACGTTAAGTTCTTACGGTTACAAGCAGGAATTCAAGCGCGTGCTGAAACTCAGGCACCTGGTGACCTATGGTCTGGCCTATGTCACGCCCACCGCGCCGTTTCCTATGCTGGGTATCGTGGCGATCGTTACCGCCGGCCACCTGGCCAGCACCTACGTGGTCGCGTTTATCGCCCTGTTTTTCACCGCTACCAGCTACGCCAAGATGGCCTACCGCCATCCGCTTTCCGGCTCGGCATACTCCTACAGTTACCGGGCGATCCACCCTCATATCGGGTTCGTGGTCGGCTGGGCGCTGTTTATGACCTACATGCTGGTGCCGCTGCTGAGCGTTATCGCTGTGCGCGATCTGTGCGTACAGATCACCCAGTCGGTGTCCTGGCTGCCCGAGATTCCATCCTGGGTCTGGATTTTCAGTTTTGTGGTGTTCATGACCGGCATCAACTTCTTCGGCATTAAGGTTACCGCCAGCGCCAACACGATCATGACCGCGGCGATGATTCTGGCGGCGATTCTTTTTGTCGTTTTCGCGGTGATAGCTCTGCTCAACGGTGAAGGCGAGGCCACGCTGCTCTCCACCAAGCCGTTTTTCAACCCCGACACTTTCAGCTTTACGCTGATCATGTCCGGGGCCTCGATAGCGGTGTTCAGCTTCGTGGGCTTCGACGGGGTCTCTACACTGGCCGAGGAAGTGGAAAACCCGCGGGTCAACATCGGCCGGGCCACTATCCTGGTGGCGGTTCTCTGCGCGTTTATTTTCGTGATAGTGGCCTACCTGTCCCAGATGGTGTGGCCCAACTTCAGCGAACTGCCGCGTGACGTGAGCGCCGTGCTGCTGATCAGCCAGCGGATCGGTGGCACGTTCTTCTACTACTTCGTGTTCGCGATCATGATCGTGGCCGGGCTCAGTTGCGCCCTGGCCAGCCAGACCGCGGCCGCGCGGCTGATGTACGGCATGGGCCGCGACGGTGTGCTGCCACGCAAGTTTTTCAGCTACTTGAGCCCCAGGAAAAAAATCCCCGCCTACAACCTGCTGCTGATCGCCGTGGTCAGCTTTGTGCTGGCGTTCCTGCTCAATTTCGAGCGTGCGGCCGAAGTGCTCAACTACGGCGCGTTCCTGGGATTCTTCGCGGTTAACCTGAGCGTGCTGTTCGAGTATCTGATCCGTAAGCGCCCGGAGAATTTCGGTGTGTTTGAAGTGTGGCGGTATTTCCTGATGCCCGCGCTGGGAATGCTCGTGATCGGCTTGATTTTCCTCAGCCTGAACACCGACGTGCTTAAATACGTATCCTACTGGATGCTGGTCGGGTGTACTTATTACGTGATTATCACTAGGGGATTACGCAAGGCTGTTAAGATGGACCTGGAAGAGTAA
- a CDS encoding manganese efflux pump, translating into MSPSSIILLAVALAMDALAVSVGLSLRFQWNSLRQFFRLSFHFGLFQFMMPILGWAAGTTVESYIRDFDHWVAFGLLAVIGARMLKGGSGDEQPFGGGDPTRGRWLVLLSVATSIDALAVGLSLSVMAVPILLPSVVIGIVAAGFTLFGMYFGNRLRVTNSRYLEIAGGLILIGIGAKILLEHTLLA; encoded by the coding sequence TTGAGTCCTTCATCGATCATCCTGCTGGCCGTGGCCCTGGCGATGGATGCGCTGGCAGTGTCCGTGGGCCTCAGCCTGAGATTCCAATGGAATTCTCTCAGGCAGTTCTTCCGCCTTTCGTTCCATTTCGGTCTGTTCCAGTTCATGATGCCGATCCTGGGATGGGCCGCCGGCACGACAGTCGAGAGCTATATCCGCGACTTCGACCACTGGGTAGCGTTCGGGCTGCTGGCGGTAATCGGTGCCAGGATGCTGAAGGGCGGCAGCGGGGACGAGCAGCCGTTCGGAGGGGGCGACCCCACACGCGGACGCTGGCTGGTGCTTCTTTCGGTTGCGACCAGTATCGACGCCCTGGCGGTGGGACTGAGCCTGTCCGTGATGGCCGTGCCGATCCTGCTGCCGAGTGTCGTGATCGGGATTGTCGCAGCCGGCTTCACCCTGTTCGGGATGTATTTCGGCAACCGGCTCCGGGTAACAAATTCGCGCTATCTGGAAATAGCCGGCGGGCTGATCCTGATCGGGATCGGCGCGAAAATCCTGCTGGAGCACACACTGCTGGCCTGA
- a CDS encoding NAD(P)/FAD-dependent oxidoreductase — translation MTGKADRLKVLIAGGGPGGCSCALSLARLGAQLGRELDVVLFEHKHFGIHYNQCMGVLSPPIETIMRDCLGISLPGELIQRQIEGYWLHSENSSIRLTDNSSPKPGHSVATRRVLLDRFLFTQVREAGVEVYGNRVSDIEFSDGGVRVYTEGGSFKGDILVGAFGLDRQLADILQRRTGYRAPDFLETVITKIHPGQRHVDNFGNDIHAFLLSDPAIEFAALTPKGNHITALVAGRHVTSDTLRAFLASDVCSSLVDFPYNIEDIFKGSFPICPARKFYGDNYITVGDSAGLVRPFKGKGINTALLSGWYAARSILERGVSRQALSQVELDFAEQIGDLWYGRAARLMTGVMTRFSLLDPVIEVARTSPALSQALFDSVSAQDTYRNIIGRITGSPATVAALGLETVRWFLNSRSRKKT, via the coding sequence ATGACCGGTAAAGCCGACAGATTAAAGGTGCTGATCGCCGGCGGCGGCCCTGGCGGTTGTTCGTGCGCCCTGTCGCTGGCGAGATTGGGCGCACAGCTGGGGCGGGAACTGGACGTGGTCCTGTTCGAGCACAAGCATTTCGGTATACATTACAACCAGTGCATGGGTGTGCTCAGTCCGCCGATCGAGACGATCATGAGAGACTGTCTCGGGATCAGTCTGCCCGGCGAGCTTATCCAACGCCAGATCGAGGGTTACTGGCTGCACTCGGAAAACAGCAGCATCCGTCTGACAGACAACTCATCGCCAAAGCCCGGGCATTCGGTGGCCACCCGGCGGGTGCTCCTGGACCGTTTCCTGTTCACGCAGGTCCGCGAGGCCGGAGTCGAGGTCTACGGCAACAGGGTGAGCGATATTGAATTCAGCGACGGGGGAGTGCGGGTCTACACCGAGGGAGGCAGTTTCAAGGGCGATATTCTGGTCGGAGCGTTCGGGCTGGACCGTCAACTGGCCGATATCCTGCAGCGTCGCACCGGCTACCGCGCACCCGATTTCCTGGAAACGGTGATCACCAAGATCCACCCGGGTCAGCGGCATGTCGATAATTTCGGCAATGATATCCACGCCTTCCTGCTCTCCGATCCGGCTATCGAATTCGCGGCGCTGACGCCCAAGGGCAACCATATTACCGCACTGGTCGCGGGCCGTCATGTGACCAGCGACACGCTCCGCGCTTTCCTGGCGTCTGATGTATGCAGCTCGCTGGTGGATTTCCCGTACAACATCGAAGATATCTTCAAAGGCAGCTTCCCGATCTGCCCGGCCCGGAAATTCTACGGCGACAATTATATCACGGTCGGCGACAGCGCCGGCCTGGTACGGCCGTTCAAGGGCAAGGGGATCAACACGGCCCTGCTCAGCGGGTGGTATGCGGCCAGGAGCATTCTGGAGCGTGGTGTGAGCCGTCAGGCCCTGAGCCAGGTGGAACTCGATTTCGCTGAGCAGATCGGCGATCTATGGTACGGCCGGGCGGCCAGGCTGATGACCGGGGTGATGACCCGCTTTTCCCTGCTGGATCCGGTTATCGAAGTCGCCCGCACGAGCCCGGCTCTGAGCCAGGCCCTGTTCGACAGTGTCTCCGCCCAGGACACCTACCGCAACATTATCGGGCGGATCACCGGTTCGCCAGCCACGGTGGCCGCGCTGGGACTGGAAACTGTACGCTGGTTCCTCAACAGCCGCTCGCGCAAAAAAACTTGA
- the rlmD gene encoding 23S rRNA (uracil(1939)-C(5))-methyltransferase RlmD: MAEPRCQFFGQCGGCSFQHVDYADQVENKRRQLVNAIGHEDIRLFTGSEYNYRNRMDLVFHSGGIGLRRKGSWHQIVDIPRCEIATGKINTLVEEVRSFFTGVDYFNLRKNSGTYRYAVVRTPGGDSSVSIVLNADSTKLLQAREKISEFAERTSARNVLITYVPHKTDMSISADYYVVKGSDELQSVIQGREFTFNAQGFFQNNDEMIEAMQAYVREIFRRCDTAGTHLVDLYGGVGTFGIINADLFERVSVVESFPQAVVSARRNIEANGAGNVHALELDAKRLKNAELPGRLTFITDPPRSGMNPRTITALTRLAPELIVYVSCNVKQLGRDLKKFSDYRIASAALFDFFPHTPHSEAVVELVREGETGGDEAD; this comes from the coding sequence ATGGCGGAACCTCGCTGTCAATTTTTCGGCCAATGCGGCGGCTGCAGCTTTCAGCACGTGGATTATGCTGACCAGGTGGAAAACAAGCGCCGCCAACTGGTCAACGCAATCGGGCATGAAGATATCAGGCTATTTACCGGCAGCGAATACAACTACCGAAACCGAATGGACCTGGTGTTCCACTCCGGCGGAATCGGCCTCCGGCGCAAGGGCTCCTGGCACCAGATTGTCGATATTCCCCGCTGCGAGATCGCAACCGGGAAAATAAATACCCTGGTGGAGGAGGTCCGGAGTTTCTTTACCGGAGTCGATTACTTCAATCTCAGGAAAAACAGCGGAACTTACAGGTACGCGGTTGTCCGGACTCCCGGCGGGGACTCCTCTGTCTCGATCGTGCTCAACGCCGACTCCACGAAGCTGCTGCAGGCCCGTGAGAAAATCTCCGAGTTCGCCGAACGGACCTCGGCCCGTAACGTGCTGATTACCTACGTGCCGCACAAGACGGACATGAGTATCTCCGCGGATTACTACGTGGTCAAGGGAAGCGATGAGCTTCAATCGGTAATCCAGGGCAGGGAATTCACGTTCAACGCCCAGGGTTTTTTCCAGAACAACGATGAGATGATCGAGGCGATGCAGGCCTACGTGCGCGAAATCTTCCGGCGCTGCGACACGGCCGGCACCCACCTGGTGGACCTCTACGGCGGAGTGGGCACGTTTGGAATAATCAACGCCGATCTGTTCGAGCGGGTGAGTGTGGTCGAGAGTTTCCCCCAGGCGGTGGTCTCGGCCCGCAGGAATATCGAGGCCAATGGAGCCGGCAACGTGCATGCTCTGGAACTCGACGCCAAGCGGTTGAAAAACGCCGAGCTGCCCGGCAGGCTGACCTTTATCACCGATCCGCCGCGCAGCGGGATGAACCCCAGGACTATCACCGCGCTGACCCGGCTGGCGCCGGAGCTGATTGTTTACGTGAGCTGCAATGTCAAGCAGTTGGGCAGGGACCTGAAAAAATTCAGCGACTACCGGATCGCCTCGGCGGCCCTGTTCGACTTTTTCCCCCACACGCCTCACAGCGAGGCGGTGGTGGAACTGGTGCGCGAGGGTGAAACGGGCGGGGATGAAGCTGATTGA
- a CDS encoding DUF814 domain-containing protein yields the protein MKYYQFARLIGEIIPRLEGARAQKVFQPGDFCVQVELYTGERTEYLTVRTRPGQVALYLAAARSGARGEAASDLAMKLRSRLSGAVCVKAAQAPGDRVLRLDFHSAAGESVVVIELFGIGGNLYLLDEQGKVAAVLDHKAASSRNLLPGAGYGFPEPPPETSSAPTGKLDPIAQLCEKEGLESYNRAAELYYEQIASGDSLERDRAGVRRVLSRRRKRLQKLLDDFRMALDQADKADWYRECGEILAANFKNVSRGQSHVRLPDFYAAKQDQLRDIPLVEKLPPQHNMERYFRKSRKLKCAAAYALEHMDRAERDLNRVVELEASLEKAESREELEQVARDAGLDSVESSGRSRGRKTQERRQPYRKFTAADGSVIMVGRGDRDNNELTFKIANGRDLWLHAADSAGSHVVLVCGREGNWSHEALLDAAQLAAHYSSLKGEPAVDVSYTRRKHLSRPPNAAPGLVTMADRKTIRVRIDRKRLARLHEKD from the coding sequence TTGAAGTATTATCAGTTTGCCAGACTGATCGGGGAGATCATCCCGCGGCTGGAGGGTGCGCGGGCGCAGAAAGTATTCCAGCCGGGGGATTTTTGCGTTCAGGTGGAACTCTATACCGGCGAGCGGACCGAGTACCTGACTGTCCGTACCCGTCCGGGGCAGGTCGCATTGTACCTGGCGGCCGCACGCAGCGGGGCCAGGGGGGAGGCTGCCAGCGACCTGGCGATGAAACTGCGCTCCCGGCTTAGCGGCGCGGTCTGCGTTAAGGCGGCCCAGGCCCCCGGCGACAGGGTGCTGCGGCTGGATTTCCACTCGGCGGCCGGGGAGAGCGTCGTGGTGATCGAGCTGTTCGGGATCGGCGGGAACCTGTACCTGCTCGATGAGCAGGGCAAAGTTGCGGCGGTGCTGGACCATAAAGCGGCCTCATCGCGCAACCTGCTCCCCGGCGCCGGATATGGGTTTCCCGAGCCGCCGCCGGAAACCTCTTCCGCGCCGACCGGTAAGCTCGATCCGATTGCGCAGTTGTGCGAAAAAGAAGGTCTTGAATCCTACAACCGGGCCGCCGAGCTGTATTACGAGCAGATAGCTTCCGGAGACAGTCTCGAGCGGGACAGGGCCGGAGTCAGGCGAGTGCTTTCCAGGCGGCGCAAGCGGCTGCAGAAACTGCTCGATGATTTCCGCATGGCGCTGGATCAGGCGGATAAGGCCGATTGGTACCGCGAGTGCGGCGAAATCCTGGCGGCTAATTTCAAAAACGTGTCCAGGGGACAGTCGCACGTGCGTCTGCCGGATTTCTACGCCGCTAAACAGGATCAACTGCGCGATATCCCGCTCGTTGAAAAACTCCCCCCCCAGCACAACATGGAGCGTTATTTCAGGAAGAGCAGGAAACTCAAATGCGCTGCCGCTTATGCGCTGGAGCACATGGATCGGGCGGAACGTGATCTGAACCGGGTTGTCGAGCTGGAGGCTTCGCTGGAAAAGGCGGAGAGCCGGGAAGAGCTGGAGCAGGTTGCCCGCGATGCCGGACTGGACAGCGTGGAAAGTTCCGGTCGGAGCAGGGGCAGGAAAACGCAGGAGCGCAGGCAGCCCTATCGCAAATTTACGGCGGCCGACGGCAGCGTGATCATGGTTGGAAGAGGAGACAGGGATAATAATGAATTGACTTTTAAAATCGCCAACGGCCGCGATCTGTGGCTCCATGCAGCCGACTCTGCCGGTTCGCATGTCGTGCTGGTCTGCGGCCGCGAGGGGAACTGGAGCCACGAGGCGCTGCTCGACGCCGCCCAGCTGGCGGCCCATTACAGCTCGCTCAAGGGCGAGCCGGCTGTCGATGTGAGCTACACCCGGCGCAAGCATCTCAGCCGGCCGCCGAACGCCGCCCCGGGCCTGGTGACCATGGCTGACCGCAAGACCATTCGGGTCAGAATCGACCGGAAGCGGCTCGCGCGTCTTCACGAAAAAGACTAG
- a CDS encoding phytanoyl-CoA dioxygenase family protein, whose amino-acid sequence MVTLTSNKTALDTGSDKFGELRESIDIAGDPSALRARIEEDGYLLIRGGLDRDQVMAARREILQKLDRVGEIDREYPLMDAVCSGLSRRGEGDQDEFLKSLRTGDEVRKLVRQGRLNKFYQQFFGREIRPLDYIWVRTVPVGGFTGIHYDWVYMSRGSRRLHTTWIPVGDVPRDNGALLILENSHRQEELKQTYGQLDVDRDRDNNPYGGAVGGWYSEDAATVRNELGGRWLTTDFRAGDMLVFGMWTLHCSLDNNSPENRLRITVDARYQPADEPADERWVGADPVGHAAH is encoded by the coding sequence ATGGTCACCTTGACGTCGAACAAGACAGCGCTCGACACCGGTTCGGATAAGTTCGGTGAACTGCGGGAGTCAATCGACATTGCCGGTGACCCCTCGGCCCTCAGGGCGCGGATCGAGGAGGACGGTTACCTGCTGATTCGCGGCGGACTTGACCGCGACCAGGTGATGGCCGCCCGCCGTGAAATACTGCAAAAGCTGGATAGAGTGGGCGAGATAGATCGGGAGTATCCGCTGATGGACGCTGTCTGCTCCGGTTTATCGCGACGGGGCGAAGGCGACCAGGACGAGTTTCTCAAATCGCTTCGCACCGGCGATGAGGTCCGCAAGCTGGTCCGCCAGGGACGGCTGAACAAGTTCTACCAGCAGTTTTTCGGCCGCGAGATCAGGCCGCTCGATTATATCTGGGTGCGCACGGTGCCGGTGGGCGGATTCACGGGAATCCACTACGACTGGGTTTACATGAGCCGCGGCAGCAGGAGGCTGCATACAACCTGGATCCCGGTGGGCGACGTACCCAGGGACAACGGCGCGCTGCTGATCCTCGAAAACAGCCATCGCCAGGAAGAGCTCAAGCAGACCTACGGGCAGCTCGATGTCGACCGGGACCGGGACAATAACCCGTATGGCGGTGCCGTGGGCGGGTGGTACAGCGAAGATGCTGCTACGGTCCGGAACGAACTTGGAGGCCGCTGGCTGACCACGGATTTCAGGGCGGGAGATATGCTGGTATTCGGGATGTGGACCCTGCACTGCTCGCTGGATAACAACTCGCCGGAGAACAGGCTGCGGATCACGGTCGATGCCCGCTACCAGCCGGCCGATGAACCCGCCGATGAGCGCTGGGTGGGCGCCGATCCGGTAGGACACGCGGCGCATTGA
- a CDS encoding S8 family serine peptidase, translating into MLRSVGDQMRAISGCPAAALLTAAVIFSSGWLAAQDGETDWGAKVGQGLRTAWNVSRQPGGALLSSVKTKGNIARVLVVFDGPPQPLPGFRMMGSGGNVAAGLLDLDYLPQLASASNVRYIRSERIYYPNDDPGVLSVRAPRTRTRLGITGRNVLLGVVDTGIDWDHPDFLDSGGNSRIEAVLDLSEPPDSLADGDLGEAGPYGGIVVYRQMIDAALAGQGTIREKDFVGHGTHVAGTAAASASPDTINSLGGVAPGAMLVGIKATSTPRDSSFSDFNILNGIAFLDSLAFFRGLPWVANLSLGSVLGSHDGTDPLEIFLARFVRNPQRGKAIVVSSGNSRNKALHSSGNFATAGTDSMVLELNLTGGQAGDDYVAMEIWLYPGVKFDIYAPDSTLLGSLADGDTLVEVTDHGVLFVENARGGAHPLAGGRLISCTITDLGATNQDTADGNIHLSTGTWRFVLHSDTGSWDAYVTSNYGLGSRFSSHVVETGTVNVPGTSPDLITVGAYNARTGWWSLSGGAGSLGANLGTYAPGTLTYFSSLGPTRDGRMKPEITAPGRWVLGSLSRDSWPLDEPLSIFASPYSVYPQLLIATDSVHAASQGTSFSAPHVAGVVALLLEVDPTLTNARIRYILTSTAATDSQTVDAPDNFWGYGRVNAAGAVAEALGIETDTVRLTARADPPDTVRTDTLRYTVTADFSGSLQAVEHFRIRVSWPPQSLRVREPLDTLIAGGSVVLSPDTDSLSEGVLTFKGRVSGVPPDSVVLVTAEFGAVSLAEADNVLIRCDVLEMSGDLAGGSILSSLAVSQAGSVSLRVKDICLLAGDLDSNGVVNVFDLLELLKVITGKREQSLCSDLDANGGTDIFDLLELLRKMKND; encoded by the coding sequence ATGCTGAGGAGTGTGGGAGACCAGATGAGGGCGATTTCCGGCTGTCCGGCTGCTGCGCTGCTTACGGCGGCCGTTATCTTTTCCAGCGGCTGGCTGGCGGCTCAGGACGGCGAGACGGACTGGGGCGCGAAAGTGGGTCAGGGATTGAGAACCGCCTGGAACGTGTCCCGTCAACCGGGCGGCGCCCTGCTGAGTTCGGTGAAAACCAAGGGCAATATCGCCAGGGTGCTGGTGGTGTTCGACGGCCCGCCGCAGCCGCTGCCCGGCTTCAGGATGATGGGGTCCGGAGGAAATGTCGCAGCCGGTCTGCTCGACCTGGACTACCTCCCGCAACTGGCCTCGGCCTCGAACGTGCGCTATATCCGCTCCGAACGGATTTACTACCCCAACGACGATCCGGGCGTACTTTCGGTGCGCGCCCCGCGGACCCGTACCCGCCTGGGGATCACCGGCCGGAATGTCCTGCTGGGCGTGGTGGACACGGGAATCGACTGGGACCACCCCGACTTTTTAGACAGCGGGGGCAATTCGCGGATCGAGGCTGTTCTGGACCTCAGCGAGCCGCCGGACAGCCTGGCTGACGGCGACCTGGGCGAAGCCGGTCCGTACGGCGGTATCGTGGTTTACCGCCAGATGATCGATGCGGCGCTGGCCGGGCAGGGAACGATCCGCGAGAAAGATTTTGTCGGCCACGGGACCCATGTGGCCGGCACCGCCGCGGCAAGCGCCTCGCCCGATACGATCAACTCCCTGGGCGGAGTGGCCCCCGGCGCGATGCTGGTGGGGATCAAGGCCACCAGCACGCCGCGTGACTCCTCGTTCAGTGATTTCAACATCCTCAACGGCATCGCGTTTCTCGATTCCCTCGCATTTTTCCGCGGCTTGCCCTGGGTCGCCAACCTGAGCCTCGGCAGCGTTCTGGGTTCTCATGACGGGACCGATCCGCTGGAGATTTTCCTTGCCAGGTTCGTTAGAAATCCGCAACGCGGGAAAGCGATAGTTGTCAGTTCAGGCAACTCGCGCAACAAGGCCCTTCACTCCAGCGGCAATTTCGCCACGGCCGGTACTGACAGCATGGTGCTTGAGTTGAACCTTACCGGCGGACAAGCGGGTGACGACTACGTGGCGATGGAGATCTGGCTGTATCCCGGCGTGAAATTCGACATCTACGCACCAGACAGCACCCTGCTGGGCTCGCTGGCCGACGGTGATACACTGGTCGAAGTCACCGACCACGGAGTACTGTTTGTCGAGAACGCCCGCGGCGGAGCGCACCCGCTGGCCGGCGGCAGGCTGATCTCCTGTACGATCACCGATCTGGGTGCCACGAACCAGGACACCGCCGACGGCAACATCCATCTTTCAACCGGCACATGGCGGTTCGTCCTGCACTCCGATACCGGGTCGTGGGACGCCTATGTCACCTCGAATTACGGCCTCGGCTCGCGGTTTAGCTCCCACGTTGTTGAAACGGGTACGGTCAACGTACCGGGGACCAGTCCGGACCTGATTACAGTGGGAGCCTATAACGCGCGTACCGGCTGGTGGTCGCTCAGCGGAGGCGCGGGGTCGCTGGGTGCAAACCTGGGCACGTACGCACCCGGCACGCTGACCTATTTTTCCAGCCTCGGGCCTACCCGCGACGGCCGGATGAAACCGGAGATCACTGCTCCGGGACGCTGGGTGCTCGGCTCTTTAAGCCGCGATTCATGGCCGCTGGACGAGCCCCTGTCCATTTTCGCCAGTCCCTATTCGGTATATCCGCAGCTGTTGATTGCCACCGACAGTGTCCACGCCGCCAGCCAGGGGACGAGCTTTTCGGCACCCCACGTGGCCGGAGTGGTGGCTCTGTTGCTGGAGGTGGACCCGACCCTGACCAACGCCCGGATAAGGTATATCCTGACTTCCACTGCGGCCACGGACAGCCAGACTGTGGATGCGCCGGATAATTTCTGGGGGTACGGCAGGGTTAACGCGGCGGGTGCGGTGGCCGAGGCGCTCGGGATCGAGACCGACACGGTCCGGTTGACCGCGAGGGCCGACCCGCCGGACACGGTGCGGACCGACACCCTGCGCTACACGGTAACCGCCGATTTCAGCGGATCGCTCCAGGCGGTCGAACACTTCCGGATCAGGGTTTCGTGGCCTCCGCAGTCGCTGCGGGTCCGCGAGCCGCTCGACACGCTGATCGCGGGCGGCTCGGTCGTTCTCAGCCCGGACACGGATTCCCTCTCCGAAGGCGTGCTTACCTTCAAGGGCCGGGTCTCGGGCGTCCCCCCGGATTCGGTTGTGCTGGTGACGGCTGAATTCGGCGCGGTCAGCCTGGCCGAGGCCGACAACGTGCTGATCCGCTGCGATGTGCTGGAAATGAGCGGCGACCTGGCCGGCGGTAGTATCCTGTCCAGTCTCGCCGTGTCTCAGGCCGGGTCCGTCAGCCTTCGGGTGAAGGATATCTGCCTGCTGGCCGGGGACCTCGACAGCAACGGGGTTGTGAACGTGTTCGACCTGCTGGAACTGCTCAAGGTCATTACCGGCAAGCGCGAGCAATCGCTCTGCTCCGACCTGGACGCCAACGGCGGGACCGACATTTTCGATCTGCTGGAATTGCTGAGGAAAATGAAAAATGACTGA
- a CDS encoding cyclic nucleotide-binding domain-containing protein, protein MAAAATNISFKPEDIIIRENTPGGSAYIILKGRVEVSKVIDGQRVVLDSLGPGSIFGEMSLIDGRPRSATVTALESTQLSIVDKARFQAILNAIPREVRPLFSSLSERLRHTNKLVSALYQRNRLIYSAYSMLSFMLGSIGERKAGVISVELEEVVYEACRVLAVDRERLEEVYLALGGTPLATVDNSSDETKLVVGDPEMLAAFVDYLAEKLSYIPGFPPPSRKFTTLSDNAQQVLFYLRNVAGNLPEDKHGYCHYDFDKYVKDTTSKQSMGVKDVIITLQNLSAAGHVRLEKFSVEVQNKAIVFRARDLSSAQMVMLQAEEFDRIYESL, encoded by the coding sequence ATGGCAGCCGCGGCTACAAATATTTCGTTCAAACCGGAAGATATAATCATCCGGGAAAACACGCCGGGAGGCAGCGCCTATATTATCCTCAAGGGCAGGGTGGAGGTCAGCAAGGTGATCGACGGCCAGCGGGTTGTGCTGGATTCTCTGGGCCCGGGCAGTATCTTCGGCGAAATGTCGCTGATCGACGGCCGACCGCGATCGGCCACCGTAACCGCGCTGGAAAGCACTCAGCTCAGCATCGTGGACAAAGCCCGTTTCCAGGCTATCCTCAACGCAATTCCCCGCGAGGTCCGGCCGCTGTTTTCCTCGCTCAGCGAGCGACTGCGCCACACCAACAAACTTGTCAGCGCCCTCTACCAGCGGAATCGATTGATCTACAGCGCCTATTCAATGCTCAGTTTCATGCTGGGATCGATCGGTGAGCGCAAAGCCGGGGTCATATCGGTGGAGCTGGAGGAAGTCGTTTACGAGGCCTGCCGGGTGCTGGCGGTGGACAGGGAGCGGCTCGAGGAAGTCTATCTGGCTCTGGGCGGAACTCCCCTCGCGACTGTTGACAACTCCAGCGATGAAACGAAACTCGTTGTCGGCGACCCGGAAATGCTGGCCGCGTTTGTCGATTACCTCGCGGAGAAACTGAGCTACATTCCGGGTTTCCCGCCACCGTCCAGGAAATTCACCACCCTTTCCGATAATGCGCAGCAGGTGCTTTTCTACCTTCGCAATGTCGCCGGCAACCTTCCGGAGGACAAACACGGCTACTGCCACTACGATTTCGACAAGTACGTCAAGGACACAACCAGCAAGCAGAGCATGGGTGTCAAGGACGTTATCATTACCCTGCAAAACCTTTCGGCAGCAGGACATGTCCGGCTGGAGAAATTCAGCGTGGAGGTCCAGAACAAGGCAATAGTCTTCCGCGCCCGCGATCTCTCGAGCGCGCAGATGGTGATGCTGCAGGCCGAGGAATTCGACAGGATTTACGAATCGCTCTAG